The Lates calcarifer isolate ASB-BC8 linkage group LG7_2, TLL_Latcal_v3, whole genome shotgun sequence DNA window ATTTATAAAATTCAAcacactaaataaaaaaaagaagagtgtgCCCACGTATATACACATTCACACGCGCACAACCACAGTAGTTCACAAAAGATTAAAGCAAATGTATTGGATTATACATTTCCAGGTCACCTTTAGGTtgaccccccccctccccctcccaactgtttcctcctcacaAATCacttgtgagtgtgtttttgacGTCAATGttatcaggtgtgtgtgtgtgttttgcctaTAGCTCGGATctgacacacagtgacagagacgcgcgcacgcacacgcacacacacacacacacacacacacacacacacacacacactaggcTATGCTGCAGCCTGCGGTTGCACCATCAGCTAAATGTTTTAAGTACAGTCATCTGAGGTAGACTGCGCAAAACTTTATGGTGTTATTCTCTccacttctttttgtttttttttttcaatgtatttttcACAAATGTCTGACATTTGGTAAGACGTAAATCAAATACCACGTGTGTTTTGTAGCCATGAGGTAGAAATGCTTTAAAGAAGAACTCTAGCGTCCATTTAAGGAAAGatttccaagaaaaaaagaaaaaagaaagaagaaaaagaaaagctagATTTAAACACCATGTAGAAAAAGAGCAAGACACAAAAGAAGGACCACAAAACACGTAACAAACAAGCGTAGCATTGACCAGTGTGTTTCAAGTCGTTTGTTCGTCGGCTGTAGAGAACGGGGTGAGAGAGAACGcctgtgctgttgttgtgtgcTCTGAAGTGCATTAGTAGGTTTTTCAGTCTAAAGGGACTCTCTCTCCAGAGGATTTGCTGACAGAAGGAATTCTGGTACAGATTGTTTTGAGGGTGGTTTTCTGACGGACCACTCTGCTTTCCCCTTGTGCTGCCGCCACACTGCCTGGCTGTCTTTCCTTTCCGTCAGTTTTGCTGATGCTCagcagaacttttttttcccccccacaTCAGGTGCTGCACTGATGGTGCCTAGACCAGGGATAGCAACATGGAGTGGgcctgcacatactgtatgtatctcCTACTTCAACAGTGATattagaacaaaaaaaaaaagaaaaaaagaaaaagcaggatGTACAATAAAATTGTAAAACTGATCATCAGTTAAATGGAATCTCCTTCAGGATAAATACCAaacttacaaaacaaaacaaagcaagcGCTGTCAGTGGCATTGAGacatttcaacaaaacaatattacacacaaaaatgctTTAGTGCACATACAATAAACTATCTTAAGTACTCCAATGCCACAACAGTAGAGCTAAGGACAGCTTCTTACAGTGacaaggaaaagacaaaaatacattcTGATGCAATACAATGGGCAACAGATAACCTTCAGGGATGAAGGGCTTTAAGACTCGTGCCAAAATTCCCCACTCATGTTACAAAGCTTTTCAGTAAACTGAAAATGCACTTAGATTATGTGCTTCATGACATTgtgtaaatacagtttaaaaaaacgGACAATACAGTTACAGACAGGTAAAAATTTGAAATTGAACTATAATACTTAGCCTGGTGCAATCGTTTTGGATAAAACAtcttttcattaaaatcaattttGTGATGCAGCCGGATAGAAATAATGTAATTCACCATTTTGCGAACTATGTATATGCTTCTCAACTGGACAATAACATGGCCATggcaataataatacaaacCGCATTACAGAGATGTCAGTCAGTGAAAATTGCTATCATCAAATGACCTCTTGAcctctgacaaaaacagtaatttactCTTGATTTTCTGCTTTCCACACTTGTAAAAATCATAGACATGTGAGATATGTACTGGATGAATGTATAATTAAAATTACAGGACTGCTATCCCATTCTATAGCTGATTCAATTCAAATACGGCTAATCAGCGTGAGTAAAAGGGCAACTGCAACACCCATACTCCCATACCTAGGTTGTGATACCAACTCAATCCAACTTCAAAACTAGGAGAAGATCTGGAATTAGCTCTCCTGATGCTAGTTCACTTTTATAAAAACAGATTTCCTTGAACACAGCAGATGAGCTGCTTACTGATTATTCTGTCCAATGCAGCATTTCTGGCTGAAACCTACTGGAGTAAACTGGACAAAATGGCGCTAAgtcaaacatttaatttaagacccacacagagagagatacaataaactgtgtttgatattactgtgatttaaaataacagcttgacattttaggaaatactatttactttcttgctgagagttaatACCACTCTTGTtataaggctacagccagcTGCCTGTAGCTTAACAACGCACAATCCCCTGTAAAATTACAAattgtcattttaacatttaagttTGGTACAAACTaagtaaacaaaatataatgtgttaattgtTGATCTTCAGAGGTGCCAGTAgctggattttgttaccttctGAAAGAGCCAGGCTATTGTTCccatgttttggggttttttttttaggtcaaGCGAGCACGCCggcacagacatgagagtagcAGCGACCTTCTCATCTCACTCCaggcaagaaagcaaaaaagcatATATcccaaactattcctttaaataatTTGGAGGTGTTTTTAGCATCATGTTCCTCTAATGTCAGAGAATACAGCTTCCCTTGCTAAACAATATGACAAACGAGCTATTTGAGGTATTTTGCGCAGAAGTTAGCTGACTGATGGAACCTCGATGCAGCCTAACCATATAGCCTAGATCACATAATATAAACAATGTTGATTATGgttgttttaataaatatacAACTCCCACCATCCCCAAAACCTGCCCGTCTCTTTAAAACCCCCAAACGACAAAACTGGGCAacactgttttacatttttttaagagCAATGGAAATAAGCTTCAGGACTGGTCAAGAAGAATCAGGTAACTAAAGCACCtgctgggaggaaaaaaaatggaaagaaataatgtttttactcTCACTATTGATTATGTCCCATCAATCCAGAACATATCTAGTACATTCATTGTCACCTCTTTGCTATTTATCCTAGCCAGCTGAGGTACACCTAACACTGCTTTGCCAAACCACCTCGGATTCCCCTCTCAGATCTTAGTGCTTTTCGTCAAGATATCTTGAGGTACTGTACAATTCACAAACGCTTTCCTGAGTTTTGTTTGttacgtttgtttgttttgcagacaCAGGATCAGAAGAGATGAGTGCGAGTAAGGGCCCAGACTACTGCCGCTCTGATGGATTACTGCTCTTAGCAAGACAATAAAGAATGATTGACCACCAGCAACTGTCAATCTCTGTCGTTCAGACTCACCGCTGAAGTTTTAAAGCTCTTAATAATCATCAGCTCATGCCATGAATGTAGACTGTGAggcaaataaagaaagaaaatcagaaagCACCACTTCAGGCACTTGGATAGCCAAACTAAATCTCAAGAACAAGAACGTAACgatatatatacacagacacTGGGGCATCTTTCTTCTGAAGCCAACTTGCTTGCAATGTGTAAACAATGCCTGGCTTTCTGGAGTGTCAAGCATTCAAATTAAAACTCTTGCTCATTAACTGCAAAACTGCCAGTTGTCTCATCAAACCAGGTCTCTTGGAGCATTTAAACCCTGCTTGTGAGAACTCGGTGGGCTTGTGTTGGCCTTCTGCGTGCCTTTCCCTCCAGCACAATGCTTCTGCCCTGAGGAAAGGAATTGTGGATGCCTCTTTTTCTCAAGGGCGGACTCTATCTTTTCACTGGCTGCAGCCGAACATTTTGTTCCACTCAGTGTACGTGTCAATCTCTTTCTGCGATATACTGGCTTGGAATTTACAAAAGACACTCTCAAAGTCCTGGTAGGTGAGGGGCCTGATCTGTCCCCTGGGCATCATACCTGTCATGTCCATGCCCTGTGCAGAGACGTGTAACAGACCTACGAGGGCCTCTTGGCAGAGTCTGGCCAGGTCCAGTCCAGAGAAACCCTCTGTACGCTGGACCAGCAGTGCCAGCTCCTCCTCGCTCAAGCAGTATTTGTGCTGAGATTGGGCCAGGAGCTGGTTCACGATCTGGTGTCGGGCCGCGCTATCCGGCAGGGGCACCAGGACCCTCCGAGCAAAGTACCTGCGCAGCCCCTCGTCCATGTCCTGGGGTCTGCTTGTGGAGCAAACCACCAACACTTGGTTGCCTCCGTCCTCGCCGGAGCCCATGAGAAGCGAGTCCAACTGGGCGAGCAGCTCCCCTTTCAGCCGGTTGATGGGACTCTCTTCACTGAGGTGGGCTGACAGCAGCATGTCAACCTCACTAATGAACAGTACTGACGGCTGTCGGCACCGTGCCACCAGGAAGGACGCCCGGATAATTTTTTCTCCATCAGCCAGCCACTTGGTGGCCAACGTGGAACCGCTGAGCTGGAGGAATGGCGCCCCCAGCTGGCTGGCCAGGCAGCGACCCAGCAACGTCCTGCCACTGCCCCTCGGGccaaacagcaacacacaacGTGGGGCCGGTCCCAAACTGCTGAACATGTCCGGGCGAAGAATGGGCCACAGGACCTCCTCCTTCAGGGTCGCCTTGGCCAGGTCTAGACCTGCAATGTCACTCCAATCCACTGGGGGGCCCTGCTGAACGATTTCAGAGGTAACCATATCTAGGAGGTGAGGGTCACTGGTTTTTAGCTGCTCTTCAGCAGgcctggaggaggaagtggatgaggaggaggtaGGCCCCGGTGCTGAGTGGGAGAGGTGGAGACGGTGATCATCAGCACCTTGCTCActgagggagggggaggtgaaGCTGGCGAGGGAGTCTGCCGAACGGGAACCCCCCAGGGTGGAGGAGACATAGGCTGGCGGAGTCAGTGGCCCACCTGTTGCCTGGCTGCTGTACTTCCTCTGTTGCTGCTCTGACGGCATTGTGGACTGCTTCTGAGGATTAAAAGGTAAAGACGACTTTTCAGCGCTCCTGTCGAAGCCACCTCCGCTGGCGCTGTTGGAGCCTCCATTTgcgctgctgctgtctgctaTCCTGTACATGGGGCTCTCAGCCGAGCTCCGAGCCTGACCGTAGCCGAAGTTAGCGTAAGAGTCTATTTCTCCTTGGCCTGTCATGTAGAAGGCTTTCCTCTTCAGTGAGTTGGAGGAGCTACTGCTGAGAGGGGTCGGCTGCGATTGGGGTCAGGTTGTGGCTCTGGTATGGGTATCCAGGTAAagcagaggaggggggaagaggTGTAGGTGCAGCGATGCCTGAGGGGAGGtatgaggagggagggggcgcTCCCCCAGGGCTGTATCCTGGCCCGACTGAGCTCTGAGCTGGGTAGCCTGCTGGGGGGTAATTATAACTAGACAAGTTAGGAGAGCCTCCGTTGTAAGCTGGGACTAAAGTGGGGTGGGAGGGCGGTGGAGGGGGTGGCTGCAGGAGCCCAGAGCTGTGCAGCGGGGAGGGAAGAGCCGGGGCAGGGGGCAGACTGGGAGCTGTAACTACTGTGCAAGTAGGAGCCGCTGTACGCCGGGCCGTATTCCTGAGAGGGcatggaggaggagtggagggcGGTGGCGGTGTGGCtcccacagctgctgctggagtagCTGGGCTCGCTCAGAGTGCTGGAGGCCAGGCCCGGGGAGCTGCACATGCCAGACACCACTTCCGAAGCTGCCGCCACCCCTCCTTTTCTCACCGAAACCCCCTCTGGGATGCAGCTCATTGGATAGACGCCGTCCTGCCAGGGCTCTGATTCACCTTTCCGTCCATTCATCACTCCTGGGACCCCGGGGGCCTCCGAGTACGAGCCGGGCATCTCCAGAATGCCGGAATACTTCTCAGCATACTTCTTAAGCAGGTTGGAGGCAGTGAGGGCTGAGATGTCATCGTTGGCCCAGGCGTACTGGTAGGTGGCGGAGCGCTGCAGGTGGCCCGGCACCGCCCTGTAGGCCTCAGCCTTGTGGGCTGGCGAGCGCGTGGTGGAGGAGATGTCGAAATGCTGTTCGGCCCACTGGCTGTGCTCTGGGGTCCACTGCATCTTTAAGCCTGAGGGaacaaaagacacagacagccacatgtgaacacactgaCATGCTAAAATCATTTGAGcaataattaaaatgacaacacCTTCAAATTGGCTGAGATGGAGGGTGGTAAATTAAAAAAGGTGATATTCATCTACAGGCTTGTTCGGTGTGgtactattttttatttatttatctttcttATATTTATCATGAGAGAGTTTTCTGTCAAACTAGACATAAATTGTAAATTTCTACAGATCATGCAGAGGGCAGAGTGTGTGTCGGTAGGTATAGTGCAGTACAGAGGGACTGAGGGATGGCTGGTTACGGCAGCCTAATGCACCCCGGCCAGACCAATAAGACAGAGGCATTGAGGGTCATTCTATAATCCCCGGCTCATCTGAGGTGGCTGGAGATGAGTTTGAAAATGCGCCTCGCCGAGTGCcacaaagcaacacacacacacacacacacacccatacaccCCTTCTGCTCATGGTGCTTTCATCgaacacacgcacatgcacaaaactacacaaacccctgctcagacacacaggcgtttaaaaaaaaaagaagaagaaaaaaaaaaaaactatctaTGCCTGCACTCAAGCGTGCTgacgcgcacacgcacacacgcaagCTCACAAGCTCACATCCACTGACCCAGACGGACAaacacaggcacgcacacagGAGCTGTAGCGAGCTATGAATTACAACACATTGTGTCTCAAGCTTAGTTCCTGTCTGCACAGCTCCACCTTGACCTCCTCTCTCTACCGTTCTCTTTACCTTTCTGTCTGCGTCTCTTCTTCATGCCTCCCTGCTGCCTTGTCTTCCCCCTCACTCccttctctttgcttttttttggtCATCCATTTTCCACCTCCCCTCCTGCTAGATCCCCTCTTTATTTCTCCTCACCTCCTTTTATTCTGACTCCATCTATTTCGATATATATCTCTTCTTTtcattccctctctgctctttctttgCGGCCACCCCTCCTTTTATTTACTCCCCCTGTGCTCGCCTCtgcctccccccccccccccctcctccctccttccttgcTCCATCTCATCTCAGACACACTCACCTGGCTCTCCCCTTTATTGCCTCAGGAGGCTGGAGAGCCACTGTTTCCTTTAATCCCAGCCAATGCCATCTGCAAACACTGACAGTCACACAGCGACTCCATCGTTGTCTCACTATCAAAGCCGTGGCGCTATCAAAGGCTGGACGGGGCGTAATCACAGCAGCCGCACGGCAGATTGAACCCCGTTTGATTTGACTTAGTGCACACAAATAAAGGATAATATCGGTGTCATTTAGGCTGCTTCCTCTGACTTATTGACTGGCAGTGGATGCATGTAGAGATCCACAGTTGGGGGTCTAGTGAGCAATACCTGCTTCAGAAttggtttatgtgtgtgcttttgtgcttgtgtgagtAAAGCAGGCATGCACAATAAAATCCATTCATGGAGGAGCAAATCTTCCCTTCCTCCGGTCTATTTAtgctgctgaaaacacagacatacacaaaaaaGAGCGCACAGGCAGAAACACATACACTTTCACACTCTCTTGTTTGTgtccctgtgtttgtttggtaaCAACACAGCGAGGGAGGGGGGAATCCCCAGACTCCCATTTCCTCTCTGATTCTCCTCTCTAGCCATCTCTCGGCAGACGCCAGTGGCTAATTAGCAGAATGGCGATCTGCTAATTGTGttaatttacaacattttagCCGAGGGGAGTCTAGCAGGGGCTGGCAAGCCTGTCACCCTCCCAGTGTACGCCCAGGGAACGCCTCAGACAAAGAGCTGAGCAGAGGGAAGTTTTGTATTAGCTGGGAGGCTCCCTTTAAAATTGAGAATATATTAAGTGGAAACAGTGCAATAAAAGGGCAGTATTTCAAGGAGAAAATTACAAGTCAGGAAAACTggacaaaagaagagaaaatgaggcTTCAGGCCAAATACAGAGCTCACAACAGACCTTCTAAAGCagcatgatgtgtgtgtgtatgctatTATACTGTTGTGAGctgtagaagaaaaaaacaacaatagtTAAAATGTCTCTCTTGCATTTAACagacaataaaaactgaatccATATTTACCAAACACTAACTGTGTGTTTCACCTGAGTAAATTTacaaacatgaaactgaaaagcCTTTGTATTCTATACAGCAACACAACCACTgctttcagtgtcagtgaaaaAGGACTGTGTTATCCTTTACTTTCAAATGATGTTTGTGAGGATGTggtttgttatttattatcacTGTTATTCATGAGAACTGTTCACTCTTATCCTAAAGACCATGTGATCCTAACATGGCTCGCACAATGTATTCTCCTGATTCTGCTGCAGATTCTGATATGACCTGAGAATGGAATGTCTGTTTACCTTTCCTTTCTTGTCTTTCATCAAGGAACAGATGACAAAGTGAGTAGAAGAAATCTCAGCACCTGGCAGTGTTTAGCTCATTGATGACCCTGCAGCCCTGTGACAGGACATAACCCTGCAACAACAGTAACTACAGAGTTGCTCCAAACTGAGTTAAGAGCACGATCTGACTTTTTGGCATTTATTTTACcataaaacatcaacacagcatcttatatttgctttaaatacaaaacagagctaaagccAAACTGCAGTGTCTTCACTCTTTGTGTGCAGTTGCTATTCTGGTTTTGTTCTGGATTTGATGTTATATGGACTTTGGAAGCAGCAACATTAGATAGCTATGTCAGGTTAAAGCTATGGCCGAATAAATTCTTTACATTTATGCTAGTGgaataaagaaattaaagcaTTCTAAACAGTCTTTTGTTACACATACTGCTGAtctaaaacactgtttttcatttttactgtgtctgaggtaaaaaaaaaaaaaaaaatctgtcaatGCAGTGAAGAGATTTTTGTCTGCAGGTCCTCAGTGAAATGCAGCCAGACAAGCTTCTTGAAGTGAGTGACTACATTGCAAAATAAGGCTGCTCCAAGACCATTATTAGTTGATTTAACACGTAAGAAAAGCTGCTGACGGGGGGGATAGatgaggaggacgaggaggaggagagaaggcaaGCTCTGGAGGAAGACGAGGGGACGGAAAAATAACAGAATACGTGCGACAAAATACGACAATCGTGAATCACACATTCTTTCCTCCACATAGTTTGACACTCCATCAAACTCAGATATGTCCTCCATTTAAAGAAACATGAATCTTTCTAATTCCATCATTAATAAAGATAACATATATAAAAGAGTGTGTCAGCCTCCATCAGGGCTTTCATCTCTTCTGTAATGAGGTTAATGCAGAGACGCAGTGATTACCCCAGCAATGCAAATGAAGGCCAAATGATAACTTGCACTATTTAAATAAGGTAATAGCGATTACTCTACGTTATTCAAATGAGGACAGATGCTTTGAACTGAGCGCTTTGAACTCGCTGCTCCTTCTCCAAAACATatggaagagatggaggaggattGACTTTGGTATCATTCGGGGTGTATCCTTTAATTCAATGTGATGTAAACCAAGGGCAATGAGCAAAGCAAAGTCGCTTAATGTGGTGCTGCAGGATGGGCGGGGTTGCACGGGGGAGAGATATTCAAGGTAGCTCGGATACTCCGCTACTTTGCTCACTTTGAAAAGACCTTGAAAGTCTCTGAAAAGTCCTTGAATTCAttgtcagagaaaaacaagggCTCAAATCGGACAAGACGTGGATCAAAATCAACACAAATACCTGGCGTAGATTTTCATTAATAAAGCATCAGCTACTTTGAATGCCACCCATTCATTTCCAAAAACTTTCAAGGCCCTTTTCTTATTTAGAATATAAAAAGAATCCTGTTGCCCGTGGATCCCAATTTGCCCTAGCTTTAATATTgaaatgagtgtgttttttctgcaacAGCCTTCGTCAGGATTACAGGATATCGTGCACAGACAATGCATGCACAAAGCTTTGTCCAGATTTTCCTAAAGAGTAGTTGAATTCTTTCCATTCATTCGTATTTTTGATTATAGCACCTTGATGGAGCTGCAAGGCTGCAGGATatttgattttctctgtgtccaCAATGGGTTTTCAGGCCTGAGGGAAATTTGCAAAGCATTTGGATGGACACATGCAGTCAAttgtgtgagtaaaaaaaaaaaaaaagcaatggatgtgtgtttgtgttgcagtgaaagagggagggagagagatcgTGCACTCAGCTGAAACAACATCCAACAGAAATCTTCTCCACCTTCTGAAGCGTCAAGTCTGCcagcactttgttttttttctcctccagccTCCACATAGAGAAGCCTAATCATTCTCATTACACTCGGCGTCCATCTGCATCAACAGAGCTGCCTAttactgtgcgtgtgtgtatgtgcagtaaACAGCTCTTTAGAGAGAGCTAATGAGCTCTTTTAAGTCTGTCCGCTGTGTGATTCTGCAAGCGGGGTGTCAGAGCAAACTGCCCATTTTGGTAACGTCATAATTAAGCCGTGTGAGTGTGGGGAAGAGATGCCGGCGCACACGTCGGCGCCAACATGcttgcacgcacacacacacacacacgtgcacacattCTGAGATAAGACGTACAAATGTGTGTGGCCTTCTTTGTCtttctaacataaacagacactGAAGACCTTCAAAAACAAACTACCATGtcttattcttttttaaaaatctgttccTGCCGCTCCgacggaggaggagaaggagttGCACGACAAGTGATAACTTCATCAAGAGAGACCTGTTTTCACACACCACCAGGGAAATCTAACCAGCCAGTTATTCAAATCCTTATCAAATATACCAGAGGGCATCTTTTAACCTCTAAACTGCTGCACGTGTGCACAcgaaaaaaaaacctgtataTGCTTTGTATGTAGGTATTTATCGTATTGTGTGTGAAAATTCTCATGCACAcagtccttgtgtgtgtttgacaacCTCTGGACCACCTTGTTAATGAGTCGAGCACACTGTGACTAAGCCACGGGCTACGCTGTATTGGCACACAACCTACAGTACAGAGTCAAATAATGTGATTAGGTCCTCCAAAAGGCAATTAATTATGAAATTAGTCATGAGCcggtgtcacacacacacacacacaccagacaaaaacttaaaaattaaTTAACCTGTATTCATTTAGATGTGAGTCAAAGCTACATAAAGTgaataaacaagacaaatgtgTGTTAACAGATGAACTAAATTTCTCTTTCACCCCCCGTGACAAACAAAACTGTCCACCACGCCAGACTCTTCCTGTGAAAATAACCAACGAGCCCAGATCCACATCTTTGAAGCCTTTAGTTCAGCTCACCATTACGACGAGTAGTCTGTCGCAAAGCAacgacgacaacaacaacaacaacaacagataaGGGAGTAAACAGAGCGAGTTCAAAGTCTAGACGGCGAGCAGTGACCGGGAGAGATGAGCTGTCACTAACTCAAAGACGttgagggaggggtggggtggggggggattGCTGTAAAGATGACAGCTCAGAGCTGCGATATAAGGATATTTGACAAATGACagcatcttaaaaaaaaatcaaatattcattGTAATCTGTGATCTTTGACCCCGTGACAAGTTTTCGCAGCTCCGACCATCAAAGTTTGAAATCTTTGCAGAGTGGATTTggagtaaaaacagaaactcaGCTTTGAGAAATGGGCTCCATTGTGGTATGGAAGTGTTGAAGCTTTTAAAATATTAGGGTATATTTAATGATGACTCTAAATTTAGCTCGCAGAAGAAACCAGACTTAACCGTGATAAATCTCTAACTAAATTCCAGAGGCATATCATCGGCGCCCCTGCCCGGCAGTATCAGATCTTCCTTAGAGCTGTATAAATTGACACTGTCTAAATTTCCTTTTACTAGACAGACTATTGAATGGGTGGGTTAAATGGGTAGGGCGCAGTTAAACAAATGCTCCGGATCAAGGAAATTGTGCGTGGCTTCTTTTGTCATTCAGAGAGGAAATTGAGAGATATTCGGTGGGGGCTCGGAGCGGCTAACGCATGGCATTCATCTATAATGCACTCGGCCTGTCCGTCAGCTACTCCATTTCCTGTGACTAGCGCAGCGTGCCTAATCACCCGGCTCGACGCGGGGTTCCTTCCTCAAAGACAGCCCTGTGCACAcactactgcacacacacacgcgcggTCACACAGGCAAGAATGAAGACAGACACATGCAGGACACACCGACATGCATAGAAACATCAAGCCCGCTGAGGCAAACAGATTATTCTTATCTAGCGAACAAAACATCTGTAAAGACTCTCACCACCACTGTGCTCTAACAGTGTCACGACCCTAACAGCATCTCCACATCTCCTCTTTCATCacttagaaaagaaaaaacctttCACATGCAGGGAAAAATCCACATACGCATAatcagacatacagtatgtgacttAATGTGACTGACACACCTGTCCTGTCATGTGGGATCACTAAAATTACACCTTGTACATGAATTCTTTTGTTTAATTGCAGGATCATTTTTATCAAATGAAAAATTCAGATAAGTGTGAAATGTCATGCAGtgatgtgtaaatgtaaatgtatctgGCTCAGTGTTTAAACTATTTTCAAGACTGAAGTTACACTGGAGGAGAAGCATGACCTTATAACCTAAACATTCACCTGAACTATGAAGCCCCAACAGTATTATTTTCATAAACATATTTGCAACAGcgtatatatatttttaaaggctTCTAGTTGTTATTGATATCTTTATCAAGTTAATAAAtcttatttattgttatttctgaACTTTAAAGCCTTAAACATTTTATCAACTTAATAAATAATGCAGAGTTTATTAAAGGGTTGTAAGTGCTTAATAATGACTTactaagttaaaaaaaaaacatagcaaGTCTGAAGGACTTGCTACACATACATTACACATTTAAACCCTTTGGTAAAAACTTACAAAAACCTAATGGAGTAGGGAGCAGAAGCTGTTCCTATTGGCTTTATTAAGTTATTAACTAACTTATTAACCCTTATTACCTGTCAGTAAACATTAATGAAGCCATTGGTAACCATTTACAGACCCATAACACAGTATTTAGTGGTAATActaatatataattattattgatGACTTTATATCAAAGGATTATCTACTATCAGTAAAGAGTAATACAGCAATGTTTGTACACTGGAACTAATTCTATACTAATATATAAACCTTCAATAAGCATACTTTATTGGTGGTTTATGAGTAGTTACTAATGTCTCTATCAGTAAACAACTTATTAACTTAATAAATGTAGAATATAGATTAGAACCCACATAAAAGCCATTAATGAATCATACTATATGAAGGGTTTATTAGCTGATACAAACAGCTTTATTAAGTcaataaaatatgaattcatACTGCTGCTCTACATAGCACTGATTAACAATTTATGGACTGAATACAGCCATTAGTAACAACTAGTAAACCCTTAATAAGACACATGTTAAGGGATTATAAATTGGTGCTAATgtttaataatatataattaatcagaactgacagacacacactcagctcaCTTATTAAGATAAGTAACAAAGTAAATAACTTGTGAGACAAATGTCCTCATATACCAGTGTcagttaaacacacactgtccatGTGCAGTGTTTGTCAGGTGACAGCAGGAACAGTCGTACATCGACATTCCCTCCAAA harbors:
- the LOC108900603 gene encoding LOW QUALITY PROTEIN: fidgetin-like (The sequence of the model RefSeq protein was modified relative to this genomic sequence to represent the inferred CDS: deleted 2 bases in 2 codons); this encodes MISSSGVYGLKMQWTPEHSQWAEQHFDISSTTRSPAHKAEAYRAVPGHLQRSATYQYAWANDDISALTASNLLKKYAEKYSGILEMPGSYSEAPGVPGVMNGRKGESEPWQDGVYPMSCIPEGVSVRKGGVAAASEVVSGMCSSPGLASSTLSEPSYSSSSCGSHTATALHSSSMPSQEYGPAYSGSYLHSSYSSQSAPAPALPSPLHSSGLLQPPPPPPSHPTLVPAYNGGSPNLSSYNYPPAGYPAQSSVGPGYSPGGAPPPSSYLPSGIAAPTPLPPSSALPGYPYQSHNLTPIAPTPLSSSSSNSLKRKAFYMTGQGEIDSYANFGYGQARSSAESPMYRIADSSSANGGSNSASGGGFDRSAEKSSLPFNPQKQSTMPSEQQQRKYSSQATGGPLTPPAYVSSTLGGSRSADSLASFTSPSLSEQGADDHRLHLSHSAPGPTSSSSTSSSRPAEEQLKTSDPHLLDMVTSEIVQQGPPVDWSDIAGLDLAKATLKEEVLWPILRPDMFSSLGPAPRCVLLFGPRGSGRTLLGRCLASQLGAPFLQLSGSTLATKWLADGEKIIRASFLVARCRQPSVLFISEVDMLLSAHLSEESPINRLKGELLAQLDSLLMGSGEDGGNQVLVVCSTSRPQDMDEGLRRYFARRVLVPLPDSAARHQIVNQLLAQSQHKYCLSEEELALLVQRTEGFSGLDLARLCQEALVGLLHVSAQGMDMTGMMPRGQIRPLTYQDFESVFCKFQASISQKEIDTYTEWNKMFGCSQ